A window of Desulfocurvibacter africanus subsp. africanus DSM 2603 contains these coding sequences:
- a CDS encoding pilus assembly FimT family protein, whose translation MTPVRTHFEHSRQPLPSQKGSAGFTLAELVVVLAIIGIMLGLLLPNLGLVSREGDLKAALRGLSGLLAEGRNQAMMSGQSRALCIDLAKGTCWLAGGGERKGRRSLPGGLRCASVSFQDAEPVTSGVARIAIQAKGLARPALIVLRSGKEAWTLAVRPFDARLATYQGEVTWETLAEANPW comes from the coding sequence TTGACGCCAGTTCGCACCCATTTCGAACACAGCAGGCAGCCGCTCCCAAGCCAAAAGGGCAGCGCCGGCTTCACGCTGGCCGAACTGGTGGTGGTCCTGGCGATCATCGGCATCATGCTCGGCCTGCTGCTGCCCAACCTGGGCCTGGTCTCGCGCGAGGGTGACCTCAAGGCCGCCCTGCGCGGCCTGTCCGGACTGCTGGCCGAGGGCCGCAACCAGGCCATGATGAGCGGCCAGTCCAGGGCCTTGTGCATCGACTTGGCCAAGGGCACGTGCTGGCTGGCCGGGGGCGGCGAGCGCAAGGGCCGGCGCAGCCTGCCGGGCGGCCTGCGTTGCGCGTCCGTGTCCTTTCAGGATGCAGAGCCCGTGACCAGCGGCGTGGCCCGGATCGCCATACAGGCCAAGGGGCTGGCTCGGCCTGCGCTCATCGTGCTGCGCAGCGGCAAGGAGGCCTGGACCCTGGCCGTGCGGCCCTTCGACGCGCGCCTGGCGACATACCAGGGTGAAGTGACCTGGGAAACCCTGGCCGAGGCCAATCCATGGTGA
- a CDS encoding pilus assembly protein PilM — protein MAETILGIDLTPRGVCMVQLTRQFVRLTVTGWARADLPAGADLPATAAAVRRLAETRGLLSDVYALGLPTSQAMFRRLDFPFTSAGKIRQVLDLEMDAHMPLSVDALALDMVKAGRGVGGEQQVLAAAMPRKALESWLEAFAASGMPLQVVDVTADALLAAAAPLTGLPGKVLFLDIRAEASAIFWRVDGKPTAMRGLRFGLLDLDKALAANQSSNDGERETSASNLAATRATVPVKAGMELQAALAAGGEAARRVQAAVDDLARDIRLTLRAAADGESVPPELVVLSGRAAAVQGLGRLLETRLQAPVQRIAQCGGFGLRAMPDGSQVPGDELAVAYGLALRGAPMFLPSEAGMNFHAEGAAMRRNAFDPRRYLALVSALLAVLVLGYVLSNTTDIVLKRQRLAALEARLDEAYKQALPDVQPGFTRSQRASILAERLAGLRQGSQNDGAGHATALHILAAISQAVPADLPMTISQLGLDEQAVRISARSDAFASVERIKDGLQQAGLGEVELKGATASPDGNSVQFQLDILLASGGKP, from the coding sequence ATGGCCGAGACAATTCTGGGCATAGACCTCACGCCGCGCGGCGTGTGCATGGTGCAGCTCACGAGGCAGTTCGTGCGTCTGACGGTCACGGGCTGGGCCAGGGCGGACCTGCCCGCCGGAGCCGACCTGCCGGCCACGGCGGCAGCGGTGCGTCGGCTGGCCGAAACTCGCGGACTGCTGAGCGACGTGTATGCCCTGGGCTTGCCCACGAGCCAGGCCATGTTCCGCCGCCTGGACTTTCCCTTCACCTCCGCCGGCAAGATCCGCCAGGTGCTCGACCTGGAGATGGACGCGCACATGCCCTTGTCCGTGGATGCGCTGGCCCTGGACATGGTCAAGGCCGGCCGGGGAGTTGGCGGCGAGCAGCAGGTCCTGGCCGCGGCCATGCCGCGCAAGGCGCTGGAAAGCTGGCTGGAGGCCTTTGCCGCGTCCGGCATGCCCCTGCAGGTCGTGGACGTGACCGCCGACGCCTTGTTGGCCGCCGCCGCGCCCTTGACCGGCCTGCCCGGCAAGGTGCTCTTTCTCGATATCAGGGCGGAGGCCAGCGCCATCTTTTGGCGCGTGGACGGCAAACCGACGGCCATGCGCGGCCTGCGTTTCGGCCTGCTGGACCTGGACAAGGCCTTGGCCGCGAATCAATCCTCGAATGATGGCGAACGGGAAACGTCCGCAAGTAACCTTGCAGCCACCCGCGCGACTGTTCCCGTAAAAGCTGGCATGGAGCTGCAGGCCGCGCTGGCCGCCGGCGGCGAGGCTGCCCGGCGCGTGCAGGCGGCCGTGGACGACTTGGCGCGCGATATCCGGTTGACCCTGCGCGCCGCAGCCGATGGAGAGTCCGTGCCGCCCGAGTTGGTTGTGCTCAGCGGCCGGGCCGCCGCCGTGCAGGGATTGGGCAGGCTGTTGGAAACGCGCCTGCAGGCCCCGGTGCAGCGCATTGCGCAATGCGGCGGCTTCGGTTTGCGCGCCATGCCCGACGGCTCGCAGGTCCCAGGGGACGAGTTGGCCGTGGCATACGGATTGGCCCTGCGCGGCGCGCCCATGTTCCTGCCGTCCGAGGCGGGCATGAATTTCCACGCCGAGGGCGCGGCCATGCGGCGCAACGCCTTTGATCCGCGCCGCTATCTGGCCCTGGTTTCGGCGCTGCTGGCCGTGCTCGTGCTCGGCTACGTCTTGTCCAACACCACGGATATAGTGCTCAAGCGGCAACGTCTGGCCGCGCTGGAGGCTCGCCTGGACGAGGCCTACAAGCAAGCCCTGCCCGACGTGCAGCCCGGATTCACGCGCAGCCAGCGGGCCAGCATCCTGGCCGAGCGCCTGGCCGGCTTGCGCCAGGGCAGCCAGAATGACGGCGCTGGCCACGCCACTGCCCTGCACATCCTGGCCGCGATTTCCCAGGCCGTGCCCGCGGACCTGCCCATGACCATCAGCCAATTGGGGCTGGACGAGCAGGCCGTGCGCATCAGCGCGCGCTCGGACGCCTTCGCCAGCGTGGAACGGATCAAGGACGGCCTGCAGCAGGCCGGGTTGGGCGAAGTGGAGCTCAAGGGCGCCACCGCCAGCCCAGATGGGAATAGCGTGCAATTCCAATTGGATATACTGCTCGCCTCGGGAGGCAAGCCATGA
- a CDS encoding PulJ/GspJ family protein, producing the protein MRCGFSKNAGGPGGMISPGRRRHIAQAGFTLLEVMIAAFVMAIAFTGLYGVYAGVMDVAEQVRGQGELLQTGRLVLRQIGDDLAGLHPPAEETQSQSQATQADQSQVVPLLAGGDREEELPDVSRNPDLARSFRRGRIVLELTTCSSLDFEDAARGDKLVRVQYVLRPLEDTGMFDKGKPMRLVRKERLDPDIYPEDSVGDGWTEVELCDRVKELTIGFRARGGQKLDSWGTGGLGQPVTAKALPASAGVRLVLADEEGRREFTDWLSLDPELLQEDTQLEQEDSQQGEETP; encoded by the coding sequence ATGCGTTGCGGCTTTTCTAAAAATGCGGGGGGTCCGGGGGGAATGATTTCCCCCGGCCGCCGGAGGCATATTGCTCAAGCCGGCTTCACCTTGCTGGAGGTCATGATCGCCGCCTTTGTCATGGCCATCGCTTTTACGGGCCTGTACGGCGTCTATGCCGGGGTCATGGACGTGGCCGAGCAGGTGCGCGGCCAGGGCGAGCTGCTGCAGACCGGCAGGCTCGTGCTGCGCCAGATCGGCGACGACCTGGCAGGGCTGCATCCGCCCGCCGAGGAGACCCAGAGTCAGAGCCAGGCGACCCAGGCCGACCAGTCCCAGGTGGTCCCGCTGCTGGCCGGCGGCGACCGCGAGGAGGAGCTGCCGGACGTAAGCCGCAACCCGGACCTGGCCAGGAGTTTCCGCCGGGGCAGGATCGTTCTGGAGCTGACCACCTGCTCTAGCCTGGATTTCGAGGACGCCGCGCGGGGCGACAAGCTCGTGCGCGTGCAGTACGTGCTGCGGCCTCTGGAGGACACGGGCATGTTCGACAAGGGCAAGCCCATGCGCCTGGTGCGCAAGGAGCGCCTGGACCCGGACATCTATCCCGAGGACTCTGTGGGCGACGGCTGGACCGAGGTGGAGCTGTGCGACCGGGTCAAGGAGCTGACCATCGGCTTTCGCGCGCGCGGCGGCCAGAAGCTGGATTCCTGGGGCACGGGCGGCCTGGGCCAGCCCGTAACGGCCAAGGCGCTGCCTGCCAGCGCCGGCGTGCGCCTCGTGCTGGCGGACGAGGAAGGCAGGCGGGAATTCACGGACTGGTTGAGCCTCGACCCAGAGTTGCTACAGGAGGATACGCAGCTGGAGCAGGAGGATTCCCAGCAAGGCGAGGAAACTCCATGA
- a CDS encoding type II secretion system protein M, producing MKPDRQLLLGAALALALIAAMIQWIVLPVAHYRESLGRSVVQAQQDLSLVTAQGQEYAELAANAPRNGRPANAGKGKPEQTLFALLENLATQRQLRANIEYIRPSVRQGADGSRHDVVEMRLNGVGLNQLVPYLQAVQATGRGIGVERLNMRSHENKPLDVDLVFSALRKTPETKTP from the coding sequence ATGAAGCCGGACCGGCAACTCCTGCTCGGCGCGGCCTTGGCCTTGGCCCTGATAGCGGCCATGATCCAGTGGATCGTGCTGCCCGTGGCCCACTATCGTGAAAGTTTGGGGCGGAGTGTCGTCCAGGCCCAGCAAGACCTGTCCCTTGTCACGGCACAGGGCCAGGAGTACGCCGAATTGGCGGCCAATGCCCCGCGTAACGGCCGACCAGCCAATGCCGGCAAGGGCAAGCCCGAGCAGACCCTGTTCGCCCTGCTGGAAAACCTGGCCACCCAGAGGCAACTGCGCGCGAACATCGAGTACATCCGGCCCTCGGTGCGTCAGGGCGCGGACGGCTCGCGCCATGACGTGGTGGAGATGCGCCTGAACGGCGTGGGCTTGAACCAGTTGGTGCCCTACCTGCAGGCGGTGCAGGCGACAGGCCGGGGGATCGGCGTGGAGCGTCTGAACATGCGCTCGCACGAAAATAAACCCCTGGATGTGGACCTGGTCTTCAGCGCTTTGCGCAAGACGCCTGAAACCAAGACGCCATGA
- a CDS encoding ExeA family protein — protein MLKRSPKVRSRPNPAAAPAPDQAARAAGMAAAMRAFANAPGSTFFYSGAVHKQLLEGLVRALRDRLGLHLVLGDFGTGKTTLCNFVLMAYGHEFVMGYLGNPFVDETEFFRQIAAALGVEAPETASAKECLDALEGFLRRQHMERKVCVVFVDEAHLLDPALLDRLLVLSNLQISGVPLLQVVLAGVPGLLDLLATPRFGSLNQRIGSRHWLQPLGKAELNEYVRHRLAHAGSDQELFSPRALSAVQRRSGGRPRLVNMLCRLSLEVCARSGKSQVSPAMVRLAAAGPAYDSLFREAGMRRGRWLAWMTATPLALAVGLALLLVVREVHVPELWRAMLGREKMSTQSAAAPAAEPSPLVPAVPAVPPVPMAGVASNAHSLGAPNGAAPVQQGAQTSPQEIQAAQNSREPRTTTGDGWRTLPDPVDGSWALETTPEPEIRPGMDDPSAVPALPEGRSPQESELETMEQLQAEDPPRADDSQAPPARPAPPPPEEVTRALVEKLEPIWGPIRHGQDLPPELAKARVQAIAWSAVPEERMALVGEAIVRIGETLAGGNVAAIGEEYVLVVMQGERYLLQIMPRR, from the coding sequence ATGCTGAAGCGAAGCCCAAAGGTGCGATCCCGCCCCAATCCGGCCGCCGCTCCGGCCCCGGACCAGGCGGCCAGGGCCGCTGGCATGGCAGCGGCCATGCGCGCTTTCGCCAACGCGCCGGGCTCGACGTTCTTCTACAGCGGCGCGGTGCACAAACAACTGTTGGAAGGCCTGGTGCGCGCCCTGCGCGACCGACTGGGCCTGCACCTCGTGCTGGGCGACTTCGGCACGGGCAAGACCACCCTGTGCAACTTCGTGCTCATGGCCTATGGCCACGAGTTCGTCATGGGCTACCTGGGCAACCCCTTCGTGGACGAAACCGAGTTCTTCCGGCAGATCGCAGCGGCGCTGGGGGTCGAGGCGCCGGAAACGGCCTCGGCCAAGGAATGCCTGGACGCCTTGGAAGGTTTCCTGCGACGCCAGCACATGGAGCGCAAGGTCTGCGTCGTCTTCGTGGACGAGGCGCATCTGCTGGACCCGGCCCTGCTGGATCGGCTGCTGGTGCTCTCCAATCTTCAGATTTCGGGCGTGCCGCTCCTGCAGGTGGTGTTGGCCGGCGTGCCCGGCCTGCTGGACTTGCTGGCCACCCCCAGGTTCGGTTCGCTCAACCAGCGCATCGGCAGCCGCCACTGGCTGCAGCCGCTCGGCAAGGCCGAACTCAACGAGTATGTGCGTCACAGGCTGGCCCATGCCGGCAGCGACCAGGAGCTGTTCAGCCCCCGCGCCTTGTCGGCGGTGCAGCGCCGCTCGGGCGGCAGGCCCCGGCTGGTGAACATGCTCTGCCGCCTGAGCCTGGAGGTCTGCGCGCGCTCGGGCAAATCCCAGGTCAGCCCGGCCATGGTGCGCCTTGCGGCCGCTGGGCCTGCCTACGATAGCCTGTTTCGCGAGGCAGGCATGCGCCGAGGCCGCTGGCTAGCCTGGATGACCGCCACGCCTCTGGCCCTGGCCGTCGGCTTGGCCTTGCTGCTGGTTGTGCGCGAAGTGCACGTGCCCGAGCTCTGGCGAGCCATGCTGGGCCGGGAAAAGATGTCAACGCAGTCAGCCGCCGCCCCGGCGGCCGAGCCTTCCCCGCTTGTCCCAGCCGTTCCGGCAGTCCCACCAGTCCCGATGGCCGGTGTCGCCAGCAACGCGCATTCACTCGGTGCGCCCAATGGGGCGGCTCCAGTGCAGCAAGGGGCGCAAACGTCGCCCCAAGAAATCCAGGCGGCTCAGAATTCAAGGGAGCCCAGGACCACGACTGGCGATGGCTGGCGGACGCTGCCCGATCCCGTGGACGGAAGTTGGGCCCTGGAAACGACTCCGGAGCCGGAGATCAGGCCTGGTATGGACGACCCGTCCGCAGTGCCCGCACTCCCGGAGGGACGGTCGCCGCAAGAATCCGAGTTGGAGACCATGGAACAGCTTCAGGCGGAAGATCCGCCACGGGCGGACGACTCGCAAGCTCCACCGGCCCGTCCGGCTCCTCCGCCGCCCGAGGAGGTCACGCGGGCGCTCGTGGAGAAGCTGGAGCCGATCTGGGGTCCCATCCGCCATGGCCAGGATCTGCCGCCGGAGCTGGCTAAGGCGCGCGTACAGGCCATCGCCTGGAGCGCCGTGCCCGAAGAGCGCATGGCCCTGGTGGGCGAGGCCATCGTGCGCATTGGCGAAACACTGGCCGGCGGCAATGTGGCGGCCATCGGCGAGGAATACGTATTAGTGGTCATGCAGGGCGAAAGATACCTGTTGCAAATCATGCCCCGGCGATAG
- the gspG gene encoding type II secretion system major pseudopilin GspG has translation MCRKESKRNKELGFTLIELMVVIVILGILAGLIVPRIMDQPDQARQVKAKMQMESLSTALKQFRLDNGFYPSTEQGMQALVQKPSVGRDARNYPRGGYLPKMPKDPWGFDYVYISPGQHGDFDIISLGGDGKEGGEGGDADVRNWEIQ, from the coding sequence ATGTGTCGGAAAGAAAGCAAGCGTAACAAGGAACTCGGCTTCACGCTCATCGAGCTAATGGTGGTCATCGTCATCCTGGGCATTCTGGCCGGGCTTATCGTGCCGCGCATCATGGACCAGCCCGATCAGGCCCGGCAGGTAAAGGCCAAGATGCAGATGGAGAGCCTGTCCACCGCGCTCAAGCAGTTCCGCCTGGACAACGGCTTCTACCCGAGCACCGAGCAGGGCATGCAGGCGCTGGTGCAAAAGCCCAGCGTGGGCCGCGATGCGCGCAACTATCCGCGCGGCGGCTATCTGCCCAAGATGCCCAAGGACCCCTGGGGCTTCGACTATGTGTACATCAGCCCCGGCCAGCACGGCGATTTCGATATCATCTCCCTGGGCGGCGACGGCAAGGAAGGCGGCGAGGGCGGCGATGCCGACGTCAGGAACTGGGAAATCCAGTAG
- a CDS encoding general secretion pathway protein GspK — MNWATGPHKRTSRVQGVVTPWWVGSGEGKALPSLPPDRPGGQRGGALMLVLVLMSVLSMVAIESLRRAQIEVESAGTYLGGVQCRELCESGLRLAALLLERDMDLNDYDAPTDLWVTFFEDEDAKKTLNFQTGVLRVEISPEDGRFPLSAMTTETGRQVMQRLLVGPPYNLEQESAARLVTAMRDWIDADEDGEFEKPLYMAEEVAYRPRNAAMASLDELLLVRGMPRGLFYGGQGVPGLRDLLTVHGSKVNINTAPALVLMALCPDDVSRATAANLAQDMLAFRASQDNAGLLNKTDWYKTALSGYEQVTLQQELLSVSSDVFQVVVTAKAGAVQRSLRAVLRRTAGQADPQKPVSRVSLERKVLG; from the coding sequence ATGAACTGGGCCACAGGACCTCACAAAAGAACCTCGCGGGTCCAGGGGGTCGTCACCCCCTGGTGGGTGGGGTCTGGGGAGGGCAAAGCCCTTCCCAGTCTTCCCCCGGACCGCCCCGGCGGCCAACGCGGCGGGGCGCTCATGCTCGTGCTCGTGCTCATGAGCGTGCTGTCCATGGTGGCCATCGAGTCCTTGCGCCGGGCCCAGATCGAGGTTGAAAGCGCCGGGACCTATTTGGGCGGCGTGCAGTGCCGCGAGCTGTGCGAATCCGGCCTGCGTCTGGCCGCACTGCTCCTGGAGCGCGACATGGACCTGAACGACTACGATGCGCCCACGGATCTCTGGGTCACCTTCTTCGAGGACGAGGATGCGAAGAAGACTCTGAACTTCCAGACGGGCGTGCTGCGGGTGGAGATCAGCCCGGAGGACGGCCGTTTCCCGTTGAGCGCCATGACTACAGAGACGGGCCGGCAGGTCATGCAGCGCCTGCTGGTCGGGCCGCCGTACAACCTGGAGCAGGAGTCGGCCGCGCGGCTGGTGACGGCCATGCGCGACTGGATCGATGCCGACGAGGATGGCGAGTTCGAAAAGCCGCTCTACATGGCTGAGGAAGTCGCCTACCGCCCACGCAACGCAGCCATGGCTTCCCTGGACGAGCTGCTGCTGGTGCGCGGCATGCCGAGGGGACTCTTTTACGGCGGCCAGGGCGTTCCGGGCCTGCGCGACCTGCTCACGGTGCACGGCAGCAAGGTCAACATCAATACAGCCCCGGCCCTGGTGCTCATGGCTCTGTGTCCGGACGACGTGAGCCGGGCCACGGCGGCCAACCTGGCCCAGGACATGCTCGCCTTCCGCGCGAGCCAGGACAATGCAGGCTTGCTGAACAAGACGGACTGGTACAAGACGGCCTTGTCGGGCTATGAGCAGGTCACCTTGCAGCAAGAGCTGTTGAGCGTGTCTAGTGACGTGTTCCAGGTTGTCGTGACGGCCAAGGCAGGGGCCGTGCAACGCAGTCTGCGCGCCGTGTTGCGGCGCACGGCGGGCCAAGCCGATCCGCAAAAGCCCGTGTCGCGGGTAAGCCTGGAACGCAAGGTGCTGGGCTGA
- the gspN gene encoding type II secretion system protein GspN — translation MKRRIPTILLYTGFSLAVLVLLAMIKFPWPVLAGRLTSTVNASGVVRLSYLEATPSRFPPGLVLEGVALTSAQDPDTPLFTASRVRLTPAWLSFLVGKAGFTLRAEAYGGELQGLITADGITSPENYEVDLSLDDLDLSRHPQLAEQAGAQGLLSGRISLAGPLSGSQALQGNADLVVTGGAARYKSDFLTRDVVRLGNVQADLTWLNGRLGVERLAMAEGDLQGELKGSFQPGQEGKPLSGGKLTVDGSLLVEPSLLHLDKIPDRSIADRLRRKEPLHPKWNGPVAPLVSLAGML, via the coding sequence ATGAAACGCAGAATACCGACCATTCTCCTCTACACGGGCTTTAGCTTGGCCGTGCTCGTCCTGCTGGCGATGATCAAATTCCCCTGGCCCGTGCTGGCCGGCCGGCTGACCTCGACCGTGAACGCTTCGGGCGTGGTCCGCCTGTCCTATCTGGAAGCCACGCCCTCGCGCTTTCCTCCTGGCCTCGTGCTCGAAGGCGTGGCTTTGACTTCTGCCCAGGACCCGGATACGCCGCTGTTCACCGCCAGCCGCGTCAGGCTCACGCCTGCTTGGCTGTCATTCCTGGTCGGCAAGGCCGGGTTCACGCTGCGGGCCGAGGCCTACGGCGGCGAGTTGCAGGGCCTTATCACCGCCGACGGCATCACGTCGCCCGAAAATTACGAAGTCGATTTAAGCTTGGATGACCTGGACCTAAGTCGCCATCCCCAACTGGCCGAGCAGGCCGGCGCGCAGGGTCTCCTGTCGGGCCGCATCAGCCTTGCGGGGCCGTTGAGCGGGTCGCAAGCGCTTCAGGGCAACGCGGATCTTGTCGTGACGGGCGGCGCGGCGCGCTACAAGAGCGACTTTCTGACCCGCGACGTCGTTCGGCTGGGCAACGTCCAAGCCGATCTGACCTGGCTGAACGGCCGGCTCGGCGTGGAGCGCCTGGCCATGGCTGAAGGGGATTTGCAAGGGGAGCTCAAGGGCTCGTTCCAGCCCGGCCAAGAAGGCAAGCCCCTGAGCGGCGGCAAGCTAACCGTGGATGGCTCGCTGCTCGTGGAGCCTTCGTTGCTGCACCTGGACAAGATTCCGGACAGGAGCATCGCGGACAGGTTGCGCCGAAAGGAACCCCTGCACCCCAAATGGAACGGCCCTGTGGCGCCATTGGTGAGCCTGGCAGGCATGCTGTAA
- the gspF gene encoding type II secretion system inner membrane protein GspF — MPVYEYVAIDAAGKSRKGVIDADDARVARQKLRAGGLFPSRINEARSEQPAVQAGRPGLAGRAGRAGRAGRIARKDAPGRRSRLFSMSLGLKRVKRSELAATTRQMSTLLSAGLPLEQVLTAILAQIKGTALYTVLAQVRERVKEGASLSSALAQHPGVFGTTYATMVQAGEQSGALELVMARLADFAEQEMELRRKIWSAITYPLLMLFVGLGIVFFLMVYVVPRITEIFVDLQRALPLPTTILIAVSTAFRDWWFLAPLAGLGAWFGLSRYARKPQGRRKLHSWRLRMPVVGRLTHAIAIARFSRTFGTLLANGVTLLISLDIVRSVVSNVILQDAVDDVSKEVSEGAGLAEAMSRHDVFPPTMIQMLSAGEQSGELHSMLFKVAELYENEISTRLAIMTSLLEPVMILALGGIVGFVVLAVLLPIFEMSSLVR; from the coding sequence ATGCCGGTCTACGAATATGTCGCCATAGATGCCGCGGGCAAATCAAGGAAGGGCGTCATCGACGCCGACGACGCCCGCGTGGCGCGCCAGAAGCTGCGCGCCGGAGGCCTCTTCCCCAGCCGCATCAACGAGGCCAGGTCCGAACAACCGGCCGTGCAAGCCGGGCGGCCAGGCCTGGCCGGACGGGCCGGACGGGCCGGACGGGCCGGGCGCATCGCCCGCAAGGACGCGCCCGGGCGGCGCTCCCGCCTGTTCTCGATGTCCCTGGGGCTCAAGCGGGTCAAGCGCTCGGAGCTGGCCGCGACCACGCGCCAGATGTCCACCCTGCTCAGCGCCGGCCTGCCCCTGGAGCAGGTGCTCACGGCGATTCTGGCGCAGATCAAGGGAACGGCCCTGTACACGGTGCTGGCCCAGGTGCGCGAACGGGTCAAGGAGGGCGCGAGCCTCTCATCGGCCCTGGCTCAGCATCCCGGCGTATTCGGCACGACCTACGCGACCATGGTTCAGGCCGGCGAGCAGAGCGGCGCGCTGGAACTGGTCATGGCCCGGCTGGCCGACTTCGCCGAACAGGAGATGGAGCTGCGGCGCAAGATCTGGTCCGCGATAACCTACCCGCTGCTCATGCTCTTCGTGGGCCTGGGCATCGTCTTCTTCCTCATGGTCTACGTGGTGCCACGCATCACCGAGATATTCGTGGATCTGCAACGGGCCCTGCCCCTGCCCACGACCATACTCATCGCCGTGAGCACTGCCTTTCGCGACTGGTGGTTTCTCGCTCCCTTGGCCGGCCTGGGAGCCTGGTTCGGCCTGTCCAGGTACGCACGCAAGCCGCAGGGCCGCAGAAAGCTGCACTCCTGGCGGCTGCGCATGCCCGTGGTGGGCCGGCTGACGCACGCCATCGCCATCGCGCGTTTCTCGCGCACCTTCGGCACGCTGCTGGCCAACGGCGTGACGCTGCTTATCTCTCTGGACATCGTGCGCAGCGTGGTTTCCAACGTGATTCTGCAGGACGCCGTGGACGATGTGAGCAAGGAAGTCAGCGAAGGCGCCGGGCTGGCCGAGGCCATGTCCCGGCACGACGTGTTTCCGCCCACCATGATCCAAATGCTCTCCGCGGGCGAGCAGAGCGGCGAGCTGCACTCCATGCTCTTCAAGGTGGCCGAGCTGTACGAGAACGAGATATCCACGCGACTGGCAATCATGACCTCGCTGCTGGAACCTGTTATGATCCTGGCGCTCGGAGGCATCGTGGGCTTCGTGGTGCTGGCCGTGCTTTTGCCGATCTTCGAGATGAGCAGCCTGGTGCGCTGA
- a CDS encoding type IV pilus modification PilV family protein: MVRRQAGFTLLEVLIAVAVLSISLVAVIKAGLLSQDGLIRSGDSQQAMGLALSKLDEVEAAGPNIWSLLDGDFEDAREWHWELEINPTSLPELFLVRVEVGRGKNDPRPARVEKLLWRR, translated from the coding sequence ATGGTGAGGCGACAGGCCGGATTCACCCTGCTGGAAGTGCTCATAGCCGTGGCCGTGCTGTCCATTTCCCTGGTCGCGGTGATCAAGGCCGGGCTGCTCAGCCAGGACGGCCTCATCCGCTCGGGCGACTCGCAGCAGGCCATGGGGCTGGCCCTGTCCAAGCTCGACGAGGTCGAAGCCGCCGGGCCCAATATCTGGTCCCTGCTTGACGGCGATTTCGAGGATGCCAGGGAATGGCATTGGGAACTGGAAATCAACCCCACGAGCCTGCCGGAACTGTTCCTCGTGCGCGTGGAAGTGGGCCGGGGCAAGAACGACCCGCGACCCGCTCGCGTGGAGAAGCTGCTGTGGCGGAGATAA